One window of the Pseudochaenichthys georgianus chromosome 21, fPseGeo1.2, whole genome shotgun sequence genome contains the following:
- the mphosph8 gene encoding M-phase phosphoprotein 8 isoform X1: MAAEADKVETADSEQEEEVEAQFEVERIIDMRVEEGEVLYRVRWKNYCSDDDTWEPEAHLEDCREVLLAFKKNMAEIKIRKEAEAKKPPKPLPSKSELFDANSDIDSDKDRPTEAPLKKKKKIRVQEEEEEEEEEEEVREELPPKDKKKKRKKEKRKEQLRPIPAPDTDKEEEEGEKAPTPPSPPKEKKPDFKKRLVESEDEDDEPVPSKKHKKEKGKEGGKQKKNKVEEGKKRKGKKDRKVETSEDEAAAPLEENQSDGPSESQMDDNASTDTVTKSAEKSRVDDKSKPTKGRLEGKLQGIKDLIHDKKSKKPDAAQKESSLQKLKSLTSKVKEDTALHSDSSDSSTLHKKAKSKGQEITPAPPKAPSSSTSSSSSSSSVTPAVGLKLREEEVAKEEPLGAKDATGSTNLFEKFLLNCEAKDRAPRRQPGHQAPPEKTSSKPTKLIGKIEKISKTTKESPAQKAESEKTEKNKQSEASRPGQSFGFSLDSEEREAEETPAKQKPGEDSRERKERSEEAQRPGWERKPPAEDRRKRREDSETRLFMACDDNQDSQDPPGGADKSDKGQATLSLGMDLNLDWMTLDDFQKHLNGDDEILSGPPLSPSELREAVKSGDYMAVKLALNSKEEYNLDQEACTIGEARSFEGERSLIEERSSGNALRLTSDLDSARNYEGTQRVKENFPQGMEVERMPSCSASINAEQVTFREHELIPNGGKDITESKSAASDSAAKQKSQGKEDQKQAPEDKMSEDANGCFTSKMSLNFVHSDNTNAEGMLTRNDDNTEQNGNAPEDSNGSSDEAEAGQSDGKDTFQSSTKEIRKRRPWCRRRYVARKQPARSSKRVIQLTPAKVDEEKKEPGKKHFCFYCKIAYTQLAKHLERRHAEETDVTHAIHFPKGSRVRQSLLDQIRNKGDYEHNCQVLKSGEGKIVTKKQVKNPSISVRDFLPCQHCFAFYRKTDLWRHERSCKARKGDQKSSDKTKKSRVHSAASRLLPMSEFLIGGCEEIIHIMHQDDISRHVRNDPLICKYGNALSAKYDHDKSQFAYIAQKMRELGRFVVAVNELDGSVKYLHEICLPSRFGLAIEGAKKLSGFDPSSSKFKTISLVSKIRYSLKRAAEIAFGESRMTEDGETESEVRKFIQLLDTKWSECFSRKALALSQKQDVKKVEVDKSTVTEDLMKLHTFITGEEEEARKELKESPNLSTWKKLSEATLADVCLFNRGRVGNIGRLLLQSYNKKSCGTFMPSADQIRKSTKLELDLGSSFTRLELEGQFGRNMLVLLTEKMVLSIDLLVENREQAGVSKMNPYLFARTEGPSFIRALDCFRRSAMECGVKNPEALLSSSLREQIALCWQLMSLSEHEVDQVSKMLGSSGQESYSLSKNALLLEEMSQQLLKMDRTLPSSPPTNASDGTVEKPALKRRPWSEWEQAAVKRYLSEFITELKVPGKKECNACIASEPDLCGRSWTDVKNYVHNTLQTIRRRSNHHKSDGSLTESSNGGVQSTEKDLEDSNVVCSLTTVNLDHLTESNCCMTMVPTNFSQEMTSTYASLCSTSADMNLTSQQLISTFTPLNATDTQVVPTFTPHNTTHALMPPAYTSENNIIMPLSPYTQNATSMSISSVYTPQDNTGSSMIPHFSTFTVPSTSMVPTFTPLNTIAPMATAFSAITDRNRPIVSSFTPLNNVSTPGYSTGSPPRAPTTAQVVPTVHRTGVSDRTPVGQESGSSAGGQVSPADKPQKRNKRLWSKEEQDAVRHQMGDFCTLVKVPGKKDCDACLAAEPALNSRTWRDVKYFVHNSIQSFKRRGHVVASKPSEGHEPETQNNPHTEWDGPVYMSL; this comes from the exons ATGGCGGCGGAGGCTGACAAGGTAGAGACCGCGGACAGCGAGCAAGAAGAGGAAGTGGAGGCTCAGTTCGAAGTGGAGCGGATCATCGACATGCGGGTGGAAGAG GGTGAAGTGCTCTACAGAGTCCGCTGGAAGAACTACTGCTCGGACGATGACACTTGGGAGCCAGAGGCCCACTTGGAGGACTGTCGTGAGGTCCTCTTGGCTTTTAAGAAGAACATGGCTGAGATCAAGATCAGGAAAGAGGCAGAGGCCAAGAAGCCCCCG AAACCTCTGCCTTCAAAGAGCGAATTGTTTGATGCAAACTCAGACATCGACAGTGACAAAGACCGTCCCACAGAGGCACCtctcaagaagaagaaaaagataaGGGtacaggaagaagaagaagaagaagaagaggaagaagaagtaAGAGAGGAACTACCTCCAAaggacaagaagaagaagaggaagaaagaGAAACGGAAGGAGCAGTTGAGGCCGATCCCGGCACCAGACACCgacaaagaggaagaggaaggagaGAAAGCCCCGACTCCACCCTCTCCTCCAAAGGAGAAAAAGCCTGATTTCAAAAAGCGTCTGGTTGAATCTGAAGATGAGGACGATGAGCCTGTTCCCTCCAAAAAACACAAGAAGGAGAAGGGAAAAGAGGGAGGGAAACAAAAGAAGAACAAGGTAGAGGAGGGGAAGAAGAGGAAAGGGAAGAAGGACAGGAAGGTAGAAACCTCTGAAGATGAGGCCGCTGCACCGCTGGAGGAGAACCAGAGCGACGGCCCATCAGAGTCCCAAATGGACGATAATGCATCAACGGATACGGTGACAAAGTCGGCAGAAAAATCCCGCGTTGACGACAAGTCCAAACCTACCAAGGGGAGGTTGGAAGGGAAGCTGCAGGGCATTAAAGACCTCATCCACGACAAAAAGAGCAAAAAGCCAGACGCCGCTCAGAAAGAAAGCAGCCTCCAAAAACTGAAGAGCCTCACCTCGAAAGTGAAAGAGGACACTGCTCTGCACTCAGACTCTAGCGATAGCTCCACCCTTCACAAGAAAGCCAAGAGCAAAGGGCAGGAGATCACGCCCGCACCCCCCAAAGCCCCGTCTTCCTCCACATCCTCatcgtcctcctcttcctcggTCACACCCGCAGTCGGCCTCAAGTTAAGGGAGGAGGAGGTGGCTAAAGAGGAGCCGTTGGGCGCGAAGGACGCTACAGGCTCCACTAATCTGTTTGAGAAGTTCCTGTTGAACTGCGAGGCCAAAGACCGCGCCCCCCGCAGGCAGCCCGGGCATCAGGCCCCCCCGGAGAAGACCAGCAGCAAACCCACAAAG CTAATAGGAAAGATTGAGAAGATCTCCAAGACAACCAAAGAGTCTCCGGCTCAGAAAGCAGAGTCCGAGAAGACGGAGAAGAACAAGCAATCAGAGG CCTCCAGACCTGGCCAGAGCTTTGGCTTCAGCCTGGACAGCGAGGAGAGGGAAGCAGAGGAGACTCCAGCAAAGCAGAAGCCTGGAGAAGATTCCcgggagaggaaggagagatCAGAGGAGGCACAGCGGCCCGGCTGGGAGAGGAAACCTCCCGCAGAggacaggaggaagaggagggaagaCAGCGAGACCAGGCTCTTCATGGCATGTGACGACAATCAGGACTCCCAGGACCCACCGGGGGGCGCTGACAAATCTG ACAAGGGCCAAGCCACTTTGAGTCTAGGAATGGACCTGAACCTGGACTGGATGACGCTGGATGACTTCCAGAAACATCTGAACGGAGACGACGAGATCCTGTCAGGTCCTCCATTATCACCCA GTGAATTGCGGGAAGCTGTGAAGAGTGGAGATTACATGGCTGTAAAGTTGGCTCTTAATTCCAAAGAGGAGTACAATCTGGACCAGGAG GCTTGTACTATTGGTGAGGCGAGGTCATTTGAAGGCGAGAGGAGCTTGATTGAAGAGAGAAGTTCGGGTAATGCTCTTAGGTTGACTTCTGACCTTGACAGTGCCAGAAATTACGAGGGTACTCAAAGAGTAAAAGAGAATTTCCCACAAGGTATGGAGGTAGAAAGAATGCCAAGCTGTTCTGCCAGTATAAATGCTGAGCAAGTGACTTTCAGGGAACATGAACTGATCCCAAATGGTGGAAAGGATATAACGGAATCAAAAAGTGCTGCTTCTGATTCTGCTGCCAAGCAGAAAAGTCAAGGAAAGGAAGACCAGAAGCAAGCACCAGAAGACAAGATGTCAGAGGACGCAAATGGTTGTTTTACAAGTAAAATGAGTTTGAACTTTGTTCATTCAGATAACACAAATGCAGAAGGGATGCTTACAAGAAACGATGACAATACAGAACAAAATGGCAATGCCCCTGAGGACTCAAATGGCTCAAGTGATGAGGCAGAGGCAGGTCAGTCAGATGGTAAAGATACATTTCAGTCAAGCACAAAGGAGATTCGTAAAAGGCGCCCATGGTGTCGCAGAAGATATGTGGCGAGAAAACAACCAGCCCGATCCAGTAAGAGAGTTATTCAGTTGACTCCTGCTAAAGTGGATGAGGAAAAAAAAGAGCCAGGTAAAAAGCACTTCTGTTTTTATTGCAAAATCGCTTATACCCAACTTGCAAAGCACTTGGAAAGAAGGCATGCAGAGGAAACAGATGTTACCCATGCAATACACTTTCCCAAAGGTTCCAGAGTTAGACAGAGTCTACTTGACCAGATTCGAAATAAAGGAGATTATGAACATAATTGCCAAGTTCTCAAAAGTGGCGAAGGGAAAATTGTCACCAAGAAACAGGTTAAAAATCCGAGCATATCAGTACGCGACTTCCTTCCTTGCCAGCACTGCTTTGCTTTTTATCGCAAAACAGATTTATGGAGGCATGAGCGGTCATGTAAGGCCAGAAAGGGAGATCAGAAATCTTCTGATAAAACTAAGAAAAGCAGAGTCCATAGTGCTGCCTCCCGACTGCTTCCAATGTCAGAGTTCTTAATTGGTGGGTGCGAGGAAATCATCCACATCATGCATCAAGATGATATTTCAAGGCATGTTAGAAACGATCCCCTTATTTGTAAATATGGAAATGCGTTGTCTGCCAAGTATGACCATGACAAGTCTCAGTTTGCTTATATTGCACAAAAGATGAGGGAATTAGGTAGATTTGTGGTCGCTGTAAATGAGCTTGATGGCAGCGTAAAGTACCTGCATGAAATATGCCTTCCATCCAGATTTGGATTAGCCATTGAAGGGGCCAAAAAACTTAGTGGCTTTGACCCCAGTTCCAGTAAGTTTAAAACAATTTCCCTCGTCTCCAAGATTCGCTACTCTCTGAAACGTGCTGCAGAAATAGCTTTTGGGGAAAGCCGCATGACGGAGGACGGTGAAACAGAAAGTGAAGTAAGAAAGTTCATACAACTTCTCGATACAAAGTGGAGTGAGTGTTTTTCTCGCAAAGCTCTCGCATTATCCCAAAAGCAAGACGTTAAGAAAGTGGAAGTAGACAAATCCACTGTGACGGAAGATCTGATGAAACTCCACACGTTTATCACgggggaagaagaagaagcaaggAAGGAGCTGAAAGAAAGTCCTAATTTGTCAACTTGGAAAAAGCTCAGCGAGGCCACCCTTGCAGATGTGTGTTTGTTCAACAGAGGACGGGTAGGAAATATTGGTAGATTGCTTTTGCAAAGTTATAATAAGAAGAGTTGTGGAACATTTATGCCCTCTGCAGATCAAATTAGAAAAAGCACTAAATTGGAGCTGGACCTTGGTAGCAGTTTCACCAGATTAGAACTAGAAGGTCAGTTCGGGAGAAACATGCTGGTTCTGCTCACAGAGAAAATGGTTTTATCAATCGATTTGCTCGTTGAAAATAGAGAACAAGCGGGCGTGTCAAAAATGAACCCATACCTGTTTGCACGGACTGAAGGTCCGTCCTTCATCAGAGCATTGGATTGTTTCCGAAGGTCTGCAATGGAATGTGGAGTAAAAAACCCTGAAGCCCTTCTGTCCTCATCATTAAGAGAGCAAATTGCCCTTTGCTGGCAGCTCATGAGCCTGAGTGAACACGAAGTGGATCAAGTATCCAAGATGTTGGGAAGCAGTGGCCAGGAGTCTTACAGTCTCTCAAAAAATGCATTACTGCTGGAGGAAATGAGCCAACAGCTTCTCAAAATGGATCGAACGCTTCCATCAAGTCCCCCTACCAATGCAAGTGATG GAACTGTAGAGAAGCCTGCTTTAAAGAGAAGACCCTGGAGTGAGTGGGAGCAGGCCGCAGTGAAGCGTTACTTGAGTGAATTTATCACAGAGTTAAAGGTTCCAGGCAAAAAAGAGTGCAATGCTTGCATAGCTTCTGAACCAGATCTTTGTGGGAGATCTTGGACCGACGTCAAAAACTACGTACACAACACACTACAGACAATACGGAGGAGAAGTAACCACCATAAATCTGACGGGAGTTTAACCGAGAGTTCAAACGGTGGAGTCCAAAGCACAGAGAAAGATTTGGAAGACTCGAACGTTGTGTGTAGTTTGACAACAGTGAATCTCGATCATCTGACTGAAAGTAATTGTTGTATGACAATGGTCCCAACCAATTTCTCCCAGGAGATGACTTCAACGTATGCGTCCTTGTGTTCTACTAGTGCAGACATGAACCTTACAAGTCAACAGTTGATTTCAACTTTCACACCATTAAACGCTACTGATACACAAGTGGTTCCTACATTTActccacacaacacaacacatgcaCTAATGCCTCCTGCATACACATCGGAGAACAACATCATAATGCCGTTGTCCCCTTATACACAGAATGCCACAAGTATGTCAATATCTTCTGTGTATACACCACAGGACAATACAGGTTCATCCATGATTCCTCATTTTAGCACCTTTACTGTCCCAAGCACTTCAATGGTTCCTACATTCACGCCATTGAACACAATTGCACCGATGGCCACTGCTTTCTCAGCAATAACTGACAGAAATAGGCCAATTGTTTCTTCTTTCACGCCTTTGAACAATGTAAGTACACCTGGGTACTCCACAGGATCACCACCTCGGGCTCCTACAACTGCTCAGGTTGTCCCAACAGTCCATAGAACGGGTGTTTCTGACAGAACACCAGTTGGACAGGAAAGTGGGTCAAGTGCAGGAGGACAAGTCAGTCCAGCTGACAAGCCTCAAAAGAGAAACAAGAGGTTGTGGAGCAAGGAGGAGCAGGATGCTGTGAGGCATCAGATGGGAGACTTCTGTACACTTGTGAAAGTGCCAGGCAAAAAGGATTGTGATGCATGTTTAGCTGCTGAACCTGCCTTAAACAGCAGGACATGGAGGGATGTCAAGTATTTTGTACATAACTCAATTCAGTCATTTAAAAGAAGAGGGCATGTTGTGGCCTCCAAACCGAGTGAAGGACATGAACCAGAGACACAAAATAATCCACACACGGAGTGGGATGGTCCTGTTTATATGTCCCTGTAA